One Ficedula albicollis isolate OC2 chromosome 26, FicAlb1.5, whole genome shotgun sequence DNA segment encodes these proteins:
- the RBM15 gene encoding putative RNA-binding protein 15 — MSERGREARDGGNSRPPRGSTGLAGRATAAQTNGDAQRRAGPYTTLLRSFRGGGGGGAGAAAEEEISPEDDQRANRTLFLGNLDITVSESDLRRAFDRFGVITEVDIKRPGRGQTSTYGFLKFENLDMAHRAKLAMSGKVLLRNPIKIGYGKATPTTRLWVGGLGPWVPLAALAREFDRFGTIRTIDYRKGDSWAYIQYESLDAAQAACTHMRGFPLGGPDRRLRVDFADTEHRYQQPYLQPLPLPPPAHYELVAEAAAFGAHRGAPPDPLRGARDRTPPLLYRDRDRDLYPEAEWVPPPPPVRDRGNRAVPRQTAYDPLESLERRRDGWSLERDRGERELGSSSRDQPRKRRLAEDGGRHLDRSPDSERSSSSRKRHCLATTSPPDRSPELLGGRERYSSDPERSSRLLLLERPSPIRESRRGSLERGQNDKRDRKNSAERERKHRAAAAQECKSPAKKDERAAEGGGGGSRLKPPPQKQQQDGAAQAGAAPKLCLAWQGMLLLKNSNFPSNMHLLQGDLGVASSLLVEGATGGKVAQLKITQRLRLDQPKLDEVNRRIKVAGPNGYAILLAVPGASDNRAAAAAAEAATTSTQRPLRNLVSYLKQKQAAGVISLPVGGNKDKENSGVLHAFPPCDFSQQFLDSTAKALAKSEDDYLVMIIVRGAS; from the exons gggccctacACGACGCTCCTCCGATCTTTCcgtggaggaggaggaggaggcgccGGAGCGGCCGCTGAGGAGGAGATCAGCCCCGAGGATGACCAGAGAGCCAACCGCACGCTGTTCCTGGGCAACCTGGACATCACCGTGAGCGAGTCGGACTTGCGGCGAGCGTTTGACCGTTTTGGGGTCATCACCGAGGTGGACATCAAGAGGCCGGGGCGTGGGCAGACCAGCACCTATGGGTTTCTTAAGTTTGAGAATCTGGACATGGCGCACCGGGCCAAGTTGGCCATGtcagggaaggtgctgctgcgCAACCCCATCAAGATCGGGTACGGGAAGGCCACCCCGACCACCCGGCTGTGGGTGGGCGGCCTGGGGCCCTGGGTgcccctggctgccctggccaggGAGTTCGATCGGTTTGGCACCATCCGCACCATCGATTACCGCAAAGGGGATTCCTGGGCCTATATCCAGTACGAGAGCCTGGACGCGGCGCAGGCAGCCTGCACCCACATGCGGGGGTTCCCCCTGGGGGGGCCGGATCGCCGGCTCCGCGTAGACTTTGCCGACACAGAGCATCGGTACCAGCAGCCCtacctgcagcccctgcccttgCCGCCCCCGGCTCATTACGAGCTGGTGGCGGAGGCAGCTGCTTTTGGGGCTCACAGGGGAGCCCCCCCTGACCCTCTGCGGGGGGCCCGGGACAGGACGCCACCGTTGCTGTATAGAGACCGTGACAGAGACCTTTATCCCGAGGCAGAGTGGGTGCCCCCGCCGCCCCCTGTGCGGGACCGGGGGAACCGGGCAGTCCCGAGGCAGA CTGCCTATGACCCACTGGAAAGCCTGGAGCGCCGCCGGGACGGGTGGTCCTTGGAGCGGGACCGCGgggagagggagctgggcagtAGCAGTAGGGATCAGCCTAGGAAACGGAGACTGGCGGAGGATGGAGGCCGCCACTTGGACCGTTCCCCTGACAGCGAGCGCTCCTCTTCCTCCCGAAAGCGCCACTGCTTGGCCACAACCTCTCCCCCGGACCGCAGCCCCGAGCTCCTGGGGGGCCGGGAGCGTTACAGTAGTGACCCCGAGCGCTCGTCCCGCTTGCTCCTCTTGGAGCGGCCTTCCCCCATCCGGGAGTCCCGCCGGGGCAGCCTGGAGCGGGGGCAGAACGACAAGCGCGACCGCAAGAATTCCGCGGAGCGGGAGCGCAAGCACCGGGCCGCCGCCGCCCAGGAGTGCAAAAGTCCGGCCAAAAAGGACGAGCGGGCGGCGGAGGGAGGCGGCGGAGGCTCCCGGCTCAAACCTCCTccccagaaacagcagcaggacgGAGCGGCGCAGGCCGGGGCGGCGCCCAAGCTGTGCCTGGCTTggcaggggatgctgctgctgaagaacAGCAACTTCCCGTCCAACATGCACCTGCTCCAGGGGGACCTCGGAGTCGCCAGCAGCCTTCTCGTGGAGGGAGCCACCGGGGGCAAAGTGGCTCAGCTCAAGATCACCCAACGTCTCCGTCTGGACCAGCCCAAGCTGGACGAGGTGAACCGGCGCATCAAGGTGGCGGGTCCCAATGGGTACGCCATCCTCCTGGCCGTGCCCGGCGCCTCTGACAACCGCGCCGCGGCCGCCGCCGCCGAGGCCGCCACCACCTCCACGCAGAGGCCGCTCAGGAATCTGGTGTCCTACCTAAAGCAAAAGCAGGCTGCTGGGGTGATCAGCCTCCCTGTGGGGGGGAACAAAGACAAGGAGAACAGCGGGGTGCTGCACGCTTTTCCGCCCTGCGATTTCTCCCAGCAGTTCCTGGACTCCACGGCCAAGGCGTTGGCCAAATCAGAGGACGACTATCTGGTCATGATCATTGTCCGTGGGGCGTCCTAA